The nucleotide window tgcaaaaaaggattatacaaaactaaataaaacaaatgaaatacattttacaaggtttaaaataataaacataaaaaaaacaaagaaaagtgagGGAAGAAGCTAATTAGGATGAATTAGGGATAACAATTTTTTAAGaggtaaatagcaaatgatgaaACTGTACACAGTtggctatttttaaaacagggaatcagacataccctcaaacattcctttgtgggaatcctccaggtccatgtgtttcaggaactgtttgaaggaatgtctgactcacttttttataaataaagcccagtatgtttttctgcaattaaaaacaaaGGCAGGTTTACCTAGCTTTAATTTGCAGATTAAGGTTCCACTAGAAAAGTGTTTGCACTTCTCTGAATCACTTCCCTGGATCATAGCAGTGTTACCACTCTGACATTTATAGGGCTGACATTTTCAGGAAAATTATTAGGTATTGCTAGTCAAGCTGCATAAGAGACTTTGTCAATGGGCTTTTGTTTGTTTCATACTCATGCATACCCATAAAAGCTTATGGGAAAGCCAAACCTTTCAATCAGGTCAGCTTGTTGTCCAATGTACCTGCCAATAAAGTCTGTATAAGTCTTGTATTTATTATGCAGTATAATAATTAATCATAAATGTTATCCACCACCCAGAATGATTTCCAGGTATGTGGTTGATTCTTACCTCTCCCATGCTATTCTGTCATCTTGACATTCTGTGCACATTGTAAGAACTCTGTGACATGTTTGGAGCAATTTTCCACCGCTGTCTGGTTCTGTTTCAGACACTGCTCAAAGGCTGTAAAGGGTTCTGCACATTGAGAACGGATCTTCTTTATGATTGGACTGGAAaacaaggaatgaaaaaaattacatcaaaaatgaaaaacattgtttgatattgtttttttttttatattattgttcgACTCTTTTCTTTAATCAATGGCATATGTGGCCAAGAGATTGCAtttttacaatgcaatacaaaagcaAATATGATTTGGCACTATTGGATACTATAActgcaatgtacaatatatatataaaaaatagtaaaaatgtagcAATGGCTATGGACAATGATGGAGCAATACTGCCACCTAGAGACCTAATTTTGTAGAAAGGGCTGCAATTCACTGCATTATTGTACTGCAGGCTCAATTGCAATTCCAATCGCTCCCATTCAACCAAATAGGAGAGtttgggaatcattttgtgcatgtgtttgcaggTTCCTGGAAGCTATATGTCACTCCTGGATGTTCTGTTGCTTTTCCTACAATgtaattgcctcatggaatcagaaaatatttttttcccttggagcaaattgtaccagggttttttttgccttcatctggaccaactatgtccatagggttttatatctgggatatgtttatttccctagtggttggacttgatggacttatatctgTAACCACATCACAAGagcaatgcaaacaaaaaactgtattaaCCAATAAAAGAGgacttactttttatttttaagtcctATTGGAACACATAGGTAAAATGTCAGATACTCACTGTGATGATGTACACTGGGCCACCTTGACCTTCAATTCATGACAATCCTGCTGCCACGTCCCCGGTTTGCTTGTCACACACTGCCCATAGGCATCCAGCTCATTACGGCAGTATTTAGCTGTAACTTCCAAAGCAGCCTGCCTTTAAATGAGGAGAACATTGGAGGGTCAATCTATAGTAGAATTTCACATCAAGTTAACACATCTCTTCCGTTAACAGATCTATActtataataaacttaaaaaattgcaTCACCAATTACTTCATAAAGGTACCAATGTACAGCCTCTGAAGGTTTTAGTGGGTGGAAATTAAATTTGAAGAACACATAAAATCTCACTCAATACTTCATGTTAAATCCAGTGTGTGCACTATAACCTGTCACCTTTATGCTATAGCTAGCAAAGGTAATGtttatagagcagtgtttttttaaacaaaatttagaaGAACCCCAGGGGTTCCTCCATagactgctaggggttccttaaacaatgagcaatttgtacttccCAGATCAGATTAACTGACATCAATAATGGTTTTGGATCTTTTtaggagtgacattcttcccaatggccagcaatgtaagaaacattcttcctactgattacCATGtcaatgtactgtgggctgtggatatactaaTAGGAGGTTTCCCAAGACCAAAAAGGTCTTCcaaaggttcccctatgttaaaaaaaaaatggttgagaaacactggtatagaccAATCATAAAGAAGTCATTTTTTTGCCTTGCGTTTTTATTATTGAATGTGCTGAACAAAATAGCTTAACAATGTGAGCAGCAAGGACAGCCTTTCCTAAGACACTTCTACATATGAGGTCCTCATGGATAAAAGGTTCCTTTATACAATCTCTGCTCAGTTGTGCAAGAAGAACTGGCTGGATAGCTTAAAACCCAAACTACAACACCAGAATGAAATGAACTTGTTTAGTTCCATTAGAAAATCCAATGTAATACTCCCTGCAAAAGGAAATGGAGCATACTCACCATTCTGATAAGTCATGTTTTCTACTTTTCCTCCATTCCAGCACTACAACCCATGCCAGTCGCTTTAGCATTAACAGTTCCTAGGTGTGTTGGATGCCTTTGTTACCTAATTAGTACTAAAGGTTGCTTCCTACACCCTAGTACTATGGGTCTCAGCAGTAATGAGTGCTGATGATCGAGTCAAGCCAAAAAATGCAACGGGGGACACAGATATCCAACACTCTTAAAGTAGTAAACATTTGATTGGAACAGAGACAAGGCAGTAGACACAGGACTCCACAGAGGTGAGTTAGAGCCTTTTTTTTCAGGGAACCTTTCTTTTGCATTGAGGTATGGAATTGAAAGGGTCACTGTAGTTATTAACTTCCGGCAACAGGTAAAGCCATGCACACTGAACTAATAACCAAGAACATGTTGGAAAGTTGCCTATAATTACATTACCAGTCTTCACTGAGTTTTTTAAAACAGACAGCTATAGCAGGCTTCTCATGGGACCAATGAGTCAGGGCTGCTGCATCTTCTCGCATGATGTtgtgtatcattgtgtgtgtgtgtgtgtgtgtatacaaaaGGCTGTAAGGGGCTGTCAGGGAGGGTAGACCTTTGAACATGCCAGCATTGTGTTTGCAGATTCATATTCTGGAGCTTTAAGGAGAAGAAGAAACCTTCAACTTTTCCTAGTTACCCTTTTACAAAGTCTACCCCTACCAATTTTTCAACTTGCCAATTTTGAAGCAGACATTATGATGCATATGGCCTGCTTTGTCCCAGGAGACAACACTTATGTTGAGCTATAAAAAATGCCAGTGTAAAAGTTGTGGTCCGCAgttctggtcggtgcacccccaagcggggtcaggagaaggaccccgctggggggacgcaccggccagaggcgcagaccacatccccagtacagttcccaggctcagggatgTGGGTGggcctggacacaacccgccaactctcccattgtaggcccaggtctgtgatgggagagtggccggggttATGTCaaaatgacgtcactctgggagaggtttctccccctttgagtgacacctgactccctgcgcatgcgtgttCGAAAGCCAGCGGTTTTAGTGCTCCGCGGGACCGATAAGGTTGGGGACCAATGGCCTAAGGTGTCGTTGCAGCTTGCATTGCCCTTGCATTTTCCCTatcataggacctgatttattaaagctctccaaggctggagatgatacactttcatcagtgaagctgggtgatccagcaaacctaaaatggaagtcatttgctagcaatttttttgaatcctggtccagatccattccaagtttgttggatcacctagctttactaatgaaagtgtatcctctccacccttgaagagctttaataaatcaggccctatgataGGGAAAATGACCCATTGACTACTCATGCCATGTTCTGCAGTGTGTATCTGTGGGGAGGCCACCACCTTGGTAaagacagggctttgcttctttatgtctgtgtctccagcaaaTAAACAGATAGATAAACAAGATAGTTACCTGAAGTATGTTGTACAgtcaaacaaataaaagcatGCAAAGGCTTCTTTgacaaaacaatgtataaaattcATAACAACCAACTAGTGTTCATCTTCCAGCAACTGATTTTAGAAAACAGACATTTGATCAGCTGGTATGGGTTACAGCACTTTCATGATACTCATGCTCTTTCTTTTGCACCACCctactaaataataataaggtaTTAAAATAATATCGGTGTCCTTTTTAGAGAGATTTCTTCTAACTTTCTCTGTAGTCTCCAAGAAGATGAGGGAGACCTATGTTGCCTAACAGGAAACATCAAGAAAATACGGTTCTATATTGTCCCTAACCAAATGGGcaagttcacattggcagtaagaaaaagacattttttgctTAAGTTCACATCAAGTGACTGTGTTGGTGTGTGGACGAGGATGAGCTGAAGTTTTCAGTGCATTCAGGTTACATATCAGGAAATTTTGATGCTACAGCACATTTCAACTTGTTGTAATGCACGCAAATGGAGGGTCCGTTACTCTAGCAGCACTTCCGCCATCTTGATTTTGCAAACTAAAAAATCACATTACTTACATCAGGTTGTATTGTGATGTAAAATTTTTGTGAGATTTTGAGTGTATTGGAAGCAGTGGTGATGTCACCTGCACTGCTAAGACTTGACATAAGTAATTTGATCATGTTTTGCCCAATCAAAGCAGCAGGGGTGATGGAAGAGATAGGACTTGATGTTCTCAATCATAATTTATATCTTACATAATTTTATGATAGGTACacaacttaaagcgtacctaaactcaacatttttactttacatagaagagtagacaacccttctaaaaggggcattttttccacaaagAGAAAGAGAATttgatcttacgcatgcgcagtgagattgtctctctttttttcccccttcacagcggctacgtcacccgaacttgcacctgcgcagtgtgggATCGGATGGCGTAGCAAGAAGACGGAGGAGAGGGTAGAAGGTGGCGGCGCCCAGTGCTTCCCCCACACCGAAATGAATAGGAATACTAGGGCGATGCAGGACCAGATCAGGGAAGCACCAGCGTAATCAAGTTatctgcgggatttaaggtaggtgtgatttttagtttagttcagcttttaaGTGTGTGCACTCTTATGAACCTACCTTTATTAGGGTTCAGTTGCAGGTCCCCTTTAAATCCCTGTACAGATGTCCTGTGAATGTCATAggattgttgctgaaaatgattttagtgattgtttccggtaaaagatgaatgaatgagagctgtacacacagcaccatgcCGTTCAATGAAGAAGGGAAGGGGGGAAAAAGAACTAACAACACCCCACTGTGCTGTCCTCCACTGAAATTCACAATGGTTGTTCCTGATGGTGGAATAATGAATGACGTCAAGGGACCACCGTACACATCAGATCAGTCATGGTCTTCTCAGGGAAGAATCATGTgacatctgtacatagctttagatatTTTGATTTGAGTGCATGCTGGCGGTATTCAGAACAGGCAGCAATGGGCTGTGTTGGTCACATAAATGTCATGGTATAAACATCTCTGTACAATATATTGTCTGATACCCCATACAGGGGATGAATTAATTGATTGCAGTTCTGCTTGACATATGTGAGTCTATAAAAGTCTGTGCACCATTCATAGATCATAATGACAAATCGAGAAACAGATCACTCTTAGGAAACATTGTAGCAGATTAGAATATTTCATTGTAACTTGGAGGGTTTGTAAAGGAAAAAGGTCTAAATTGTTGCCAATATACAAATAGAAACACCAGCAACATTTTACTTACATGTTCACTGACACCAGCTCACCCTTGAAGGCTTCACATGGTCACACATTACTTCCTGTATGGGGGATGTGAGCGCTGTGATTGGCAGAACAAGAActagaaggaggaggaggaagggggggggCTTCTGATTAACCTGTGTGTGGCTGAAACAAAGTCTCATCtgcatagtattattattattattattattattattattattattattattaataatattaacaacagcaccaacatattacgcagtgctgtacattacataggggttgcagatgacagacagatacagacagtgacacaggaggaggagaagaccctgccccgaagagcttacaatctaggaggtaaaaAGCTATGTACACAGAGGAACGTTCATTTTTGTCTAAGGCGAGAATCCGACATAAGAACGGCATTCATCTATAGGGAACAATTGCTATACAAGTTAAGggaggaaagcacagcggggGGCCGCTtactcattcttccccctcccccctccacagaacagaatggcgctgtatgtacgaCACTCGCTCATTCATTCGTCTCTGTCACTAGAAATCATCATGAAAGATCTTTACAGTGAcgaaaattgcacatgtgtacacagccaaaATATACAGAGGATGAATATATCTATGTTAATGgcaaatattatattagtattacgGGCTTGCTGGTTATCAAAAG belongs to Pyxicephalus adspersus chromosome 2, UCB_Pads_2.0, whole genome shotgun sequence and includes:
- the CHCHD5 gene encoding coiled-coil-helix-coiled-coil-helix domain-containing protein 5, translating into MQAALEVTAKYCRNELDAYGQCVTSKPGTWQQDCHELKVKVAQCTSSHPIIKKIRSQCAEPFTAFEQCLKQNQTAVENCSKHVTEFLQCAQNVKMTE